The following proteins are co-located in the Bordetella bronchialis genome:
- a CDS encoding DUF502 domain-containing protein, whose translation MRVFKKYFITGLLIWVPLVITVWVLGVLIATLEGFVPGFLSAESLFGVDIPGFRFLLVILVVLLTGVFAANLLGRTLLDQWEKLLGRIPLVRSIYNSVKQVSDTVLAPNGQAFRQAVLVQYPRQGAWTIAFLTGTPSGEVATHLPGEHVSVYVPTTPNPTSGFFLMMPRAEVIDLHMSVDAALKYVVSMGVVAPPPPMAPAAPAPARPAEIPTAPGVRQRGDNTP comes from the coding sequence ATGCGCGTTTTCAAGAAGTACTTCATCACCGGGCTCCTGATATGGGTGCCGCTGGTGATCACCGTCTGGGTGCTGGGCGTGCTGATCGCCACGCTGGAAGGCTTCGTTCCCGGTTTCCTGTCGGCCGAGTCGCTGTTCGGCGTGGATATACCGGGTTTCCGCTTTCTGCTGGTCATCCTGGTGGTGCTGCTTACCGGCGTTTTTGCCGCCAACCTGCTGGGCCGCACTTTGCTGGACCAATGGGAAAAGCTGCTGGGCCGCATTCCGCTGGTGCGCTCGATCTATAACTCGGTAAAGCAGGTCAGCGATACGGTGCTGGCGCCGAACGGCCAGGCGTTTCGCCAGGCGGTGCTGGTGCAGTATCCGCGCCAAGGGGCCTGGACCATCGCTTTCCTGACCGGCACGCCCAGCGGGGAAGTGGCCACGCACCTGCCCGGCGAGCATGTCAGCGTGTACGTGCCCACCACGCCCAACCCGACGTCCGGTTTTTTCCTGATGATGCCGCGCGCCGAAGTCATCGATCTGCACATGAGCGTGGACGCCGCCCTGAAGTACGTGGTGTCCATGGGGGTGGTGGCGCCGCCCCCGCCGATGGCGCCGGCGGCGCCCGCGCCTGCTCGTCCCGCCGAAATCCCCACCGCGCCCGGCGTGCGCCAGCGCGGGGACAACACGCCCTGA
- a CDS encoding putative Na+/H+ antiporter, which yields MPTTIELIATLLFAIAVLHTFSVPFFARLAHRNGPHAGVWHLLAEVEAVFGVWAFVLIVSMALLAGSGKAIEYMDTRNFTEPLFVFVIMVVAASRPILEFVDAVVRGLARVLPIRNELSTYLVVLSVVPLAGSFITEPAAMTLAAILLRDAYFRVSGRAGFKYLTLGVLFVNVSIGGVLTSYAAPPVLMVASTFGWDAAHMATHFGWRAAAAVFINAAALTFFCRDVLRGAGKGASADDGGRPRVPVPVIAVHLLFLVAVVLSAHHPAIFLGLLMMFIGFTEAYKRHQNRLMIKEGLMVGFFLAGLVVLGGLQKWWLQDLLGGLSPTVLFWGATALTAITDNAALTYLGSLVQGTDETWRYMLVAGAVTGGGLTVIANAPNPAGFAILKNHFPDGSIAAGRLFLAALLPTLVAAGMFLLPV from the coding sequence GCCTGGCGCACCGCAATGGGCCGCACGCCGGCGTCTGGCACCTGCTCGCCGAGGTAGAAGCCGTTTTCGGGGTGTGGGCCTTCGTCCTGATCGTCAGCATGGCCTTGCTGGCGGGCAGCGGCAAGGCGATCGAGTACATGGACACGCGGAATTTCACGGAGCCGCTGTTCGTTTTCGTGATCATGGTGGTGGCGGCCAGCCGTCCCATTCTGGAGTTCGTCGATGCGGTGGTGCGCGGCCTGGCCCGTGTGCTGCCGATCCGCAACGAGCTCAGTACGTATTTGGTCGTGCTTTCGGTGGTTCCCTTGGCCGGGTCCTTCATCACCGAGCCCGCGGCGATGACGCTGGCGGCGATCCTGTTGCGGGACGCGTATTTTCGCGTGAGCGGGCGCGCGGGGTTCAAGTACCTGACCTTGGGGGTGTTGTTCGTCAATGTTTCCATCGGCGGGGTGCTGACGTCGTACGCGGCGCCGCCGGTGCTGATGGTGGCCTCTACTTTCGGCTGGGACGCCGCGCATATGGCCACGCATTTCGGCTGGCGCGCGGCGGCGGCGGTGTTCATCAATGCCGCGGCGCTGACTTTCTTCTGCCGCGATGTGCTGCGTGGCGCGGGGAAGGGGGCCTCGGCGGACGATGGCGGCCGGCCGCGCGTGCCTGTGCCGGTGATCGCCGTGCATTTGCTTTTCCTGGTCGCGGTGGTGCTGAGCGCGCATCATCCGGCGATTTTCCTGGGTTTGCTGATGATGTTCATCGGGTTCACGGAGGCCTATAAGCGCCACCAGAATCGCCTGATGATCAAGGAGGGGCTGATGGTCGGTTTCTTCCTGGCGGGCCTGGTTGTGCTGGGTGGGTTGCAGAAATGGTGGCTGCAGGATCTGTTGGGCGGGTTGTCGCCGACGGTGCTGTTCTGGGGCGCCACCGCGCTGACCGCCATCACCGATAACGCGGCGCTGACGTACCTGGGATCGCTGGTGCAAGGCACGGATGAGACCTGGCGCTATATGCTGGTCGCGGGGGCTGTCACCGGCGGCGGGCTCACCGTCATCGCCAATGCGCCGAATCCGGCGGGCTTTGCCATCCTGAAAAACCACTTCCCGGATGGGAGTATCGCGGCGGGACGCTTGTTTCTGGCGGCGCTATTGCCGACCCTGGTCGCGGCGGGGATGTTCCTGCTGCCGGTGTAG
- a CDS encoding FmdB family zinc ribbon protein encodes MPIYAYKCSSCGHAKDVLQKISDAPLTVCPECGASTFAKQVTAAGFQLKGSGWYVTDFRNNGTGSGSAGGAKTESKADGGDSSGSAAKSADAAPAAASSTAPAPAAAPAAPPAAAS; translated from the coding sequence ATGCCTATCTACGCCTACAAGTGCAGCAGCTGCGGCCATGCCAAGGATGTGCTGCAGAAGATCTCCGACGCGCCGCTTACCGTGTGTCCCGAATGCGGGGCCAGCACGTTCGCCAAGCAGGTTACCGCCGCCGGCTTCCAGCTGAAGGGCTCGGGCTGGTACGTCACCGATTTCCGCAACAATGGCACGGGCTCGGGCTCGGCCGGCGGTGCCAAGACGGAGTCCAAGGCCGATGGGGGCGACAGTAGCGGTAGCGCCGCCAAGTCGGCCGACGCGGCCCCGGCCGCCGCCTCGTCCACGGCCCCCGCGCCGGCCGCTGCGCCCGCGGCGCCGCCCGCCGCCGCTTCCTGA